The Oculatellaceae cyanobacterium genomic interval TAACCACCTCGCCATTCCTAGCACTTTAGTACTAAAAGCTTTACGCGCCCTAGCTACACCATTAATTTTGTTAGCAGTATTGCACTCTTTTCTTACAGCTAATATTCCTGGTAGATCAGGTCGCCGTCTAGCCTTTTTACTTTTTACTAATACTATTGTTGCAATTCTTATTGGTTTATTAGTTGCAAACGTTCTAAGACCAGGAACTTGGGGGCGCATCGCTCCTCCCGAAACCACCGAAGCAGTCAACAAAACCCTCGATCCTTGGGGGCTACTGCAAGATACTATACCTGAAGCTATTCTCAAGCCACTTGTTGATAACAATGTTATTCAACTAATCTTCGTCGCCTTAGCATTTGGGATTGTATTTAGAGCCTTGAAAGCACAGCAAATTGCTGAAGGTAAAACCGACTATCTAGCAATTGAGCAAGTAATTTCAATCTTGTTTGAAGCAGTTATACGTATTTTGCACTGGGTTATTGCCTTAGTACCTTTGGCAGTATTTGGTATTGTCGCTAAAACAGTTGCACTTCAAGGATTTGAGCCATTTAAATCTCTCGGCGCTTTTATCATAGCGGTACTTGTTGCCTTATTCTTGCAAGCTTGTTATTACCTAACTCGTGTTCACTTTGGTTCTTGGGTAAGTCCAAAAAACTTTCTCGCTGGTGGTTCTGATCCATTAATCACAGCTTTTTCTACTGC includes:
- a CDS encoding dicarboxylate/amino acid:cation symporter — translated: MSNPEQKNLPWWQRIPLYLQIVIALIFAVLLGILLGAGQPILDKDLINHLAIPSTLVLKALRALATPLILLAVLHSFLTANIPGRSGRRLAFLLFTNTIVAILIGLLVANVLRPGTWGRIAPPETTEAVNKTLDPWGLLQDTIPEAILKPLVDNNVIQLIFVALAFGIVFRALKAQQIAEGKTDYLAIEQVISILFEAVIRILHWVIALVPLAVFGIVAKTVALQGFEPFKSLGAFIIAVLVALFLQACYYLTRVHFGSWVSPKNFLAGGSDPLITAFSTASSTATMPITFQALIGKIGLRESSASLGALVGSNFNNDGTALYEAMSALFISQVLNYNLSLPQQLIVILTSIVASVGAAGIPEAGLVTMTLVFSAVGLPTQYILLLITVDWFLDRCRTAINVMGDMTVSALVDGKQPKVEVEEEFLDVEA